The window CGAGGGCTAATCCGCTACAGACTCGGTAAACATCCCATTTCTTCCCTGTACAGTCCGATTTTATTACTTTAACAAACCACAAATGTCTATTTCGGCTAATTACTAAATTGCACAATAGCTTCCGTTTTGGGTcgagctttcaaaataaaggtcatGTGTTTTGCGCTACTTTAAAAAGTGGTTTCGTCACGTCAAAAATATAATCTTTAATCAATCTGCGTGGAATCTAATGCAAACCACGTGTTATTTACATCTAtgtgtattttaatgtgtgttcGCTGAACATTGTTgagttttatttcaaataaaagaggcaaaatggatttttccttCCTGCACAATTAGGCAAGGGTTCTTTCTGAAGACAGTAGATGGAGCTGTGTAGCCGCCTGTGTTCCTGCTGCCCAAGCTTAATAACCACTGACTCCTTCATCCACAGTACAATGCAATCTACTCGCCTGTTTTCATCATCTTGCAGGGTTTTTTGACGATGCCAAAAGCGACTTTGAACAGGCTCTGAAGCTCAAGCCAGACTTTGAAGATGCCAAAGTGAGCCTCCATCAGACCATCATGGACCAGCAGCACAAGTTGACCAGAGGATACTGAGGCTTTGACCTGCAGAAAGCACATCGATTCTATCAGTTGTTCAGTGTCTTCCATGTTTGATatatgaaaatgtaaataaatgtgaaaatgagATCTGTTTGTGGTTGATGTCAAAAATAAGTCACGCAAACCAGATATTGAAACAATGTCCTTTAGAGGTctaaaacagaataaaagtttAATTATGACCAGTTTGTTTCCTACATATCCTGTACTTCATCAACAATAAGTATGGGTTTTTGAATATTTGTTGACTTTACCTTTTCAAAATGCAAGTGTGCAATGAATGCGTCACACCACTGGTTAATTGAAGTCTCCGCATGAGTAATTTGCAGTTAGTTTCCTAGGAAACCATCTAAGGCAGGTGAATAATCAGGAGTTTCACCTGTGCCGCCTAATTACCTGACATATAAAACAGCTGGTTGGGGTGCAGGGAGGCAGTCAGCCCTTTTCTCTCCAAGTCGGTGGTTGTTGAGGGCTTGCTGGGGTTTTCTCTGCCAAGTTCTCAGCAGTTTTGTTCTGTGTCTGTTGGGCTGTGCTGAGATTTTGACATGGGGTGGCCTAGAAACATGTAAGTTGGCAATTCTTGTTCTGTGAAATGCTCACTGTTATCTGTtgtgcattttaaatgtttgaatgtgcttgtttttgaaGTTTATTATGGAACTTGATGGCTGCACTGATCACCTTGGGTCAAGCGAGGCCCAAGTTCAGTTCCCATGCCAGTAAGTGTTTGTGCTGTAATGCTGTTTGTGCTTGTGTCCTGAGTCCCTCATGAGCCTCCTCTTCTAATCAGGCAACCGTTTAAAGCCAGACTGTGTGGGTAACCTGATGAGGCTGTCGCTGCATGAGGCTTTAGCAGTGGGAAATCAGCTTGAGGTGGAAGCAATCAGTGAGTTTGAGTTCTGGTACTAAATGCAGCTCCCCAGTGGCAAAGATGGTCCCAGTTGTAACTGCTTTGGTTTTAACCTAGATGGCACCACGAACATTGCACTGACCCCCAGTTTAGCTGCCCAGTGTGGATACAGCATGGAGTCTGACCCCTGGGGCAACACCAGAATCTACACATCTCTGCTGGCCTGTTATGTGGACAACAAAGTAAGCTAGATGGGTTAATGATTTGGTTGTTGACATGAAGGATGGTGCACAGACTTACTGAAACTGTTGCTCTGCAGAATGATGAGGTATTCAACATTGGTCTGGCACTGAAAATGTACAGTCAAAGCCTGTCGGAGATAGTTACCCACAATGTGGCCCACACATGCAGCTACTCCCAGTGGGCTTCCAGAGAGATCCTTTGTGACAGGAACTACATGGAGGTGTGTCTCTCCCTAGTGTTGCTGCTTTCTAGATGGCTTAATTGGGCCAAAACCTGTTTGTTTCTCTGTCAGGTGTCTCACAGAATGGCTAAAACTGACGACGCAGTCAAAGGACACAcccaggaagaggagagcaacGCTGTTCCCGAGGTCTCTATAAAGCTCATTAAGGGTGTTGCCGTTGCTCTATAGCTGCTCTAACTGTGTTCCTCATCCAGGCCTCTGCAGCACATGGCATCTGGAAGATGACGTTTTACACACCGGAACCAGTGTCTATGGTACAAAGGGAGGCAGAACAAGCCGGCTACAGTTCTATGATAACTTCAAAACGAGTAGTCATGAGAAGCCCGTACAACACACCAGAGACGTATTCTGAAGATGTAAGTGTAGCGCACTGaaggttcccccccccccccttgctcaGTAGTTAAAACTGTTCTTTAGGTGGCTGGAGTACCGATGGAGGTCTTCAGGGTCAGTGCTTACTACAAGGATCCACATGGTCTGAGTGTGGTTAACATGGTGGCAGCTTGTCCCACAGGCAAGTTTGAGTTGACTTCTCAAAGTGTTTAGGGTACTGTTAATGTAACAAGGTGTCAAAACAGGTGGCGTTCTCTTCACTGACGATATCATCTCGTGGCACGTGCCTTACCGCATAACACCCCTGCTTGACGGGACCTTCAAAGTTGTAGAAATACACATGGGCATCAATGGGCAAAGGCTGGATAAAGCTCAGATATCAACCCGAGGTTACAAACTAGCTACCACAGAGTTCCACATCATCGTTGAAATCCCCATAGGTGCCCCTGACGGTTATTTTAAGGTGGGTGGATCTCTAGGTTGCATGTGCAGAAGGTTGCATAACTAATTAAAATTCCATAACTTGCAGAGTCACGCCCCAGATTACCAATACCACATCGTGTACATGGTTGAGCCCATGCTCGAGGTTCTATGGACTGCAGGTAACGGCCGCGAAGACACCAGATACAAGGTTCTGTTTCCAATTACCACACCACTGATTCCTCGACCACCCCGCCACCAAGACGGTAAGGCCTAGTGTATGGTGCCACTCTAGGCATGTGGGGTAGAAATCTAACCCTGACATTTTCAGACACCGCTACTGGAGACCGGATGTTTGCTGTTCTACTGGGAGACTTCCTTCAAGATGTTGAGCTGAGGAACATCACTTTCACAACTGGGGTTCTTACTGTGCAGGAGTGCAACGCCAGAGGCTACATTGTCCAGGAACACATCGCCCTTGATAACTCCAAGGGCTTTTCCTTGCATGTGCCCTTTGATGCTGACGTTGTCCTCAAAAGGGTATGGGGAAAATTGTATGCAAGATCTACACGGCTTCACATTTGCAGCATTAACAACAAATGGTGTTTCTGCAGAATCCTGAACTGTTGGTCACTGAGTATGTTCTTCCTGTGAGCTTTGGTCTGGTAGTTGTGCCTGAAGAGGTGCCTTTCAGTCACACATTAGAGCTCCATGCTACTCTAGAGGATGTTGGTGAGACGGCCAGTCTACATTCTGAGTTGATGCTATAAAACCCTGTAACTACTCCACCTCAGGTTCTGCTCTTGCTTTCAGTGCTGCCCTCCCTTACCGGCATCTGTGATGAGAGCAATTTTTACCTCTCTGTGAAATATGGCAGTCAAGGGAGCAATTTCCAGACCTGGCTTGGTCCTCAACACTTGACAGAGGAGGTGTTAGAACTTTACAACTTCCAGGAAAATGGCACCCACTTCAGCCTCATCGTGCCATACAATGCCAAGGACACGGCATTCGAGGTATGCTTAAGTCACACTTCAACAGTTTGCATGGAGTAACTTTTTAACCTCCTACAGATAATTACATCAAACTCAATCAGAGCCAGGGCTGACCTGCTTCTGTATGATCACATCAACAACCGGGCACTGGCTAATCTCTTCCTGGCCTGCACCTTCCCCCTGATAACAACTAGTATGTGGTTCAAATACACTTGCCTAAATGCCTGCCACATTTTATTAATCCACTGGCTTTTCAGATTGTTACTCCAATGGAACAATGACTGCTGTGGCTGTGAAAGTGGAATCGCTGAACAACCTCACCCCAGGTTCCCTGACCCTGAAGGACACTTCATGCAAACCAGTGTTCAGTGACGACCGCTTCGCCTATTTCTCATTCAGCATTGACTCCTGTGGTACCACAAGAACAGTAAGTGAGCCTCATCTGGAGAAGTGTGGGATGCATCACATGACTCATTCAATTTCAGTTCTTCAGCCACTACGTGATGTATGAGAATGAGATCGGCCATTTTAACACCCGCAACTCTTACAAGAGGACAAGTCTAGCGACGGCACCAGACCCAGAGTACAGGTGAGACGTGCAGGACTTCTGATGTGCTCAGTCCAGATTTGGATATGCTCTTCTCACAGGCAAACCATTTCATGCTACTACGTGGTCAACGAGACAAAGGCCATTTCCTTTGGCTATAAACCAAGAGGCGTTGACTTTGCAACACAAGTTGGCCAAGGACACTTTGATGTCAAAATGAAGCTAGCATACGGTAAAGTTGCCCTGGACTTGAGACGGTACTCCACAATGCAATGTTCACTGACCTAATTCTCCCACAGATTCTTCATACCAGTCTTGCTACAAAGATGAAGAATTCCCAGTAACAAAATATCTGAGGGAGCCACTGTACTTTGATGTGTTTCTGGAGTCATCAGACCCAAACCTGGAGCTCTTGTTGGATAACTGCTGGGCCACTTTACATGAAGATAGCACATCCACACCCAGCTGGGAC of the Takifugu flavidus isolate HTHZ2018 chromosome 19, ASM371156v2, whole genome shotgun sequence genome contains:
- the zpax1 gene encoding zona pellucida protein AX 1, encoding MGWPRNILLWNLMAALITLGQARPKFSSHASNRLKPDCVGNLMRLSLHEALAVGNQLEVEAINGTTNIALTPSLAAQCGYSMESDPWGNTRIYTSLLACYVDNKNDEVFNIGLALKMYSQSLSEIVTHNVAHTCSYSQWASREILCDRNYMEVSHRMAKTDDAVKGHTQEEESNAVPEASAAHGIWKMTFYTPEPVSMVQREAEQAGYSSMITSKRVVMRSPYNTPETYSEDVAGVPMEVFRVSAYYKDPHGLSVVNMVAACPTGGVLFTDDIISWHVPYRITPLLDGTFKVVEIHMGINGQRLDKAQISTRGYKLATTEFHIIVEIPIGAPDGYFKSHAPDYQYHIVYMVEPMLEVLWTAGNGREDTRYKVLFPITTPLIPRPPRHQDDTATGDRMFAVLLGDFLQDVELRNITFTTGVLTVQECNARGYIVQEHIALDNSKGFSLHVPFDADVVLKRNPELLVTEYVLPVSFGLVVVPEEVPFSHTLELHATLEDVVLPSLTGICDESNFYLSVKYGSQGSNFQTWLGPQHLTEEVLELYNFQENGTHFSLIVPYNAKDTAFEIITSNSIRARADLLLYDHINNRALANLFLACTFPLITTNCYSNGTMTAVAVKVESLNNLTPGSLTLKDTSCKPVFSDDRFAYFSFSIDSCGTTRTFFSHYVMYENEIGHFNTRNSYKRTSLATAPDPEYRQTISCYYVVNETKAISFGYKPRGVDFATQVGQGHFDVKMKLAYDSSYQSCYKDEEFPVTKYLREPLYFDVFLESSDPNLELLLDNCWATLHEDSTSTPSWDIIVDGCENQDDGYSTTFLPVHNPKVEFPYQHKHFSVKMFTFIRDEEVLEDQIYFHCNAVICDSNQMEGICRRDCAYPRDSSYTYPGMNWKGKRDDSSQRLTSSGLIHLKY